In the Uranotaenia lowii strain MFRU-FL chromosome 1, ASM2978415v1, whole genome shotgun sequence genome, GCACTGATATGTTGGCCATTTGCTGAAGCTACGGATCTACAAAATGCCACCCAGGCATATGGGATCACCACTTCCGGAGTTATTCGGCACCGACGTTAGGTTATAActatacacggagaaaaaagacgacagttgttacaattatttcagcttgttataccaatTATCGAAacgcagttgattttttcgcttttAACTACttatatgatagattcaactacatacttctaattgtccttacgcaatcaactatcaatataatgcattcaactgtatgatttattttatgcattcaactataaatacaatagattcaactacaaactgctgattgaccttatgcaatcaactatgaatataatagattcaattgtaatggtataattgattcaactgtagatatgatagattcaactacaattgtatgattgaattttggttttcaaCTATACTAAACATCGAAGttaagttgaaatttaattgaaatatatttcCAACAAATGTATGTATTATAGAATTTTATGACTTTATATTCTTCGGCATATAGTCTTTGTCACTGATTCGACATTTTAAAGCGAATACAACTTCATAAAAGATAAAGAAAACTATGATTCGGAACCGGAACAGGTTTTTAGTTGTTTGCCACTTTATTTGTATTGTTCACGTTACCTCGAGTCCAAGTTCAAGTGCTGCGCTGCGATAAGGAACCAATCCTATAGGAACAAGCCCGTCGGCATCGGCCAAACGACCGACGAAACTTCGAGGAAAGAAAAACATCTCAGCATGAGTTTTGCTAGTGTTTTGGCCCGAAAGGACCTGCCGGATATTAAGAGCCTCCTAGCGCGGACATCAAGCACACGACCCTGACGAAAAGGGCCGCCCTTCGTGAGGCAGCTCGCTGTCTAAAGTGGGTAACCCAGTCGGATTGACCTGTGATATGGTTTGCCCTTCCAGTGATATGTGCGTCGGTTGGTGTAATCTGCTGGCAGCTGAAGAAGGTATCAACAAATTATCTCGTGAGGAGCGCAATTTTCCACCGGGAGCCCCCGAGTACAGAAAACGTCATCGATCTGAGGGCCTGCTGGCGTTTACCGGTGgcaaaaaaaataggaaaactaCGGGTgagatagtttattttttatttttcttttaataactttctattttctctttttcccaTCTCTGTTGTTCCAACAGATTTAATTCCATGGGATTCTACGCCGTTCAAAAGgaaatttcatatcatttcaCCACAGCAGACCGCTTTTAGgctctcgaaaaaaaatgtgttggcCGGAAGGGCTCGAAATGCTGCTACCTCGAAATTTACGGAGCCGGGAACCCAGCCCAAGTGTCCGGAGCCAAGAAGTATCAACCTGCGAGGATCTATCCGAGGACAGCGATGGCAGGTTGCTGGCGAAAGTTAAAAACAGAAACGCGCGGATCTTTGTTAATTGTAGGTGgcatttatgataaaaaaataaatacaaaatttgaaattgatagaATAATTTTAGCAAGTGGCTATAATTTGAACAATAAATATGATGACTACCAAAATAAACGTAATTTGATTCTACAATATCTATAGTTGAACgattaaaatcaatcatagaaatataatggaatctattatatttacaatTAAACCAATTGTACCAGTATAattgaatttactatatttatagttaaatgcaCAACCTCAATCattcgattatagttgaatctattatatttatagttgaatgcataaaatcaatcatacaactataatTGACTCTATTATAACTAATATGGAACGCAAAATATCAATCAGATAATCAATTATATATAT is a window encoding:
- the LOC129740128 gene encoding uncharacterized protein LOC129740128 encodes the protein MVCPSSDMCVGWCNLLAAEEGINKLSREERNFPPGAPEYRKRHRSEGLLAFTGGKKNRKTTDLIPWDSTPFKRKFHIISPQQTAFRLSKKNVLAGRARNAATSKFTEPGTQPKCPEPRSINLRGSIRGQRWQVAGES